A genomic stretch from Planctomycetaceae bacterium includes:
- a CDS encoding BON domain-containing protein — translation MQIQPRTSPETDRCMDLIRQLGNAVIHDFHLTAELECVVLTGRAMSWYAKQVATSAARRMYPGQKIENRIKVVTVR, via the coding sequence ATGCAAATTCAACCCCGAACCAGCCCTGAAACAGACCGGTGTATGGACTTGATCCGCCAACTCGGCAATGCGGTCATCCATGATTTTCATCTGACGGCCGAACTGGAATGTGTTGTATTGACCGGCCGGGCTATGTCCTGGTACGCAAAACAGGTTGCAACGTCGGCAGCGCGAAGAATGTATCCTGGGCAGAAAATCGAGAACCGCATCAAGGTTGTTACGGTTCGCTGA
- a CDS encoding replication-associated recombination protein A, translating into MSLFDGEEKKNRERARPLAARMRPKQLSEFVGQQHILGEGKLLRRMLDADRIGSVIFYGPPGAGKTSLAELIAKHTQRRFERLNATTAGVKEVRELLSAAEQRLSVRGQQTVVFIDELHRFSRSQQDILLPDVESGTISLIGATTANPFFSLVPPLISRSQVFEFRELQAEDLIAVMKRAMSDYHFGLAGHKTVVTPDALQLIAQLSDGDARRALTALEIAVLSVSASTQHVDVEVAQESMQKRVVRYDSSGDDHYDVASAFIKSIRGSDPDAALYWLARMLESGEDPRFIARRLVIAASEDIGNADPVAIMVATAAFQATETIGMPECRINLAQAATYLACAEKSNAAYAGIDAALHDVRTQSILPVPMHLRDGHYKGAEKLGHGQGYQYPHDSTEGWLPQDYLGVTKSYYKPVPRGREAVFRQRLDEFRKRRTTDSE; encoded by the coding sequence ATGAGTCTTTTTGACGGCGAAGAAAAGAAAAACCGAGAGCGAGCGAGGCCGCTTGCCGCCCGCATGCGCCCGAAGCAGCTTTCCGAATTTGTCGGACAGCAACATATTCTTGGCGAAGGCAAATTACTTCGTCGTATGCTCGATGCTGACAGGATCGGCTCCGTCATTTTTTACGGTCCCCCTGGGGCGGGCAAGACGTCGCTGGCCGAATTGATTGCAAAGCACACTCAGCGCCGATTCGAACGCCTGAATGCCACGACTGCCGGGGTGAAAGAAGTTCGGGAACTGCTGAGTGCTGCAGAACAGCGATTGTCGGTTCGAGGACAGCAGACCGTTGTGTTTATCGACGAGTTGCACCGATTCAGCCGAAGCCAGCAGGATATCCTGTTGCCCGATGTCGAAAGTGGAACGATCTCGCTGATTGGGGCGACAACAGCAAATCCCTTCTTCTCGCTTGTCCCTCCACTGATCAGTCGCAGCCAGGTGTTCGAGTTTCGTGAGCTTCAGGCCGAAGACCTCATCGCAGTGATGAAGCGTGCCATGTCCGACTATCACTTTGGACTGGCGGGGCACAAAACCGTCGTGACACCGGACGCCTTACAACTCATTGCGCAATTATCCGACGGAGACGCGCGTCGTGCCCTGACGGCCCTGGAAATTGCCGTCCTGAGTGTCTCTGCGTCGACACAACATGTTGATGTCGAGGTCGCTCAGGAGTCTATGCAGAAACGTGTCGTCCGATACGACTCGTCCGGGGATGATCACTACGACGTCGCCAGCGCGTTTATCAAAAGTATCCGGGGCAGTGACCCCGATGCTGCCTTGTATTGGCTGGCCAGGATGCTCGAATCGGGCGAGGATCCACGATTCATTGCCAGGCGGCTGGTCATTGCTGCTTCGGAGGACATCGGAAATGCCGACCCCGTCGCCATCATGGTCGCGACAGCCGCATTTCAGGCGACCGAAACGATCGGAATGCCCGAATGTCGAATCAATCTTGCACAGGCTGCGACCTATCTGGCATGCGCTGAAAAGTCGAATGCCGCCTACGCCGGAATCGATGCGGCCCTGCACGATGTACGAACTCAATCGATACTTCCCGTTCCGATGCATCTGCGAGATGGCCACTACAAAGGGGCCGAGAAGCTTGGACATGGTCAGGGGTATCAGTATCCGCATGATTCAACCGAGGGCTGGCTTCCCCAGGATTATCTGGGCGTCACCAAATCGTATTACAAACCTGTGCCACGGGGCCGCGAAGCTGTCTTTCGTCAAAGACTGGATGAGTTCCGGAAGCGTCGAACCACAGACTCTGAATGA
- a CDS encoding asparagine synthase-related protein — translation MQNHAYVERFVSLLDPEANTIFNMSVDDAVALVGTGDAEKVRQIDGQFALVYRNGNIVRMARSIGRPMRYFLAKQVAGPCLVVAERMDQIVEWLEAEGLHGQFHPSYTRMVPAHYVIEIALLGCPDPNPTYTRFFTPERNRLSTDLNDIGRQYIGTMQNEVHKWLDTIPEQEPIGVLFSGGIDSGAVFLATYDALLKRGQSPQRLKAFTLCVEGQGEDARQAHDFLTQMDLGLFLEVLDVPKSAIDYREAIRVIEDYKPLDVQAAAMGLALCKAIRQRYPDWKYLIDGDGGDENLKDYPIEENSELTIRSVLNNLMLYHEGWGVDAVKHSLTYTGGQSRGHVRSWAPASTLGFRGFSPFALPNVIEVSEGIPFIELTDWSHEKLYSLKGEIVRRGIEQLTGQTMPIYEKRRFQRGAVPNETFEALFPHNEQPYRQAFAEIFRN, via the coding sequence ATGCAAAATCATGCTTACGTAGAACGATTTGTCAGTTTGCTGGATCCGGAAGCAAACACGATTTTCAACATGTCGGTGGATGACGCAGTCGCACTGGTCGGAACCGGTGACGCAGAAAAGGTTCGGCAGATCGACGGCCAGTTCGCTCTGGTCTATCGGAATGGAAACATTGTTCGCATGGCACGATCGATCGGTCGGCCAATGCGATACTTTCTTGCGAAGCAGGTCGCAGGCCCCTGTCTGGTCGTCGCCGAACGTATGGATCAGATTGTTGAATGGCTGGAAGCCGAAGGACTGCATGGGCAGTTCCATCCGTCCTACACTCGCATGGTTCCGGCGCACTACGTGATCGAGATCGCTCTGTTGGGATGTCCGGACCCCAATCCGACCTACACCCGATTCTTTACACCGGAACGCAATCGACTTTCAACGGATCTGAACGACATTGGCCGTCAGTATATCGGAACCATGCAGAATGAAGTCCATAAGTGGCTCGATACGATTCCCGAACAAGAACCGATCGGAGTCCTGTTCAGCGGCGGTATCGACAGCGGAGCCGTTTTCCTTGCGACGTATGACGCGTTGCTCAAGCGAGGTCAGTCACCTCAACGACTGAAGGCCTTCACACTTTGCGTCGAAGGGCAGGGCGAAGACGCCAGACAAGCGCACGACTTTCTCACACAAATGGATCTTGGATTGTTCCTGGAAGTGCTGGACGTACCAAAGTCTGCTATTGACTACCGTGAAGCCATTCGAGTGATTGAAGACTACAAACCGCTGGATGTTCAGGCCGCCGCAATGGGACTGGCCCTGTGCAAAGCCATCCGCCAGCGATATCCGGACTGGAAGTACCTGATCGACGGCGATGGCGGTGACGAGAACCTGAAGGATTACCCAATCGAAGAAAACAGCGAACTGACAATTCGAAGCGTGTTGAACAATCTCATGCTTTATCACGAAGGCTGGGGAGTCGATGCAGTCAAGCATTCACTGACGTACACCGGTGGTCAGAGTCGTGGACACGTGCGCAGCTGGGCTCCCGCGTCGACACTGGGATTTCGCGGCTTCAGCCCGTTTGCACTCCCCAATGTCATTGAAGTCAGCGAAGGCATTCCCTTTATTGAGCTCACGGACTGGAGCCACGAAAAACTCTATTCGCTCAAGGGGGAAATCGTTCGACGGGGGATCGAGCAACTTACCGGGCAAACGATGCCCATTTACGAAAAACGAAGATTCCAGCGAGGTGCTGTTCCGAACGAAACATTCGAAGCTCTGTTCCCGCACAACGAGCAACCGTACCGGCAAGCCTTCGCTGAGATCTTCCGGAATTAA
- a CDS encoding ATP-dependent helicase: MTYSHDCFHLTPPGQLVLALAELQEWMLMPPATSPEIDSDVPEFLRGLNIQQRAAVLHGESPLLIIAGAGTGKTTTLANRVAWQIVSGIDPGQIVLLTFTRRAAAEMMRRVEAILMGLDAAELGDPGITQRSRIRRIRGGTFHSVATTLLRRHGQIIGLYPDFTILDRGDAEDLLNVVRSKLNLPKSGNRFPLKGTCMDIYSRCVNTQKPLEVILKKYFPWVMEHQDKLGELFNLYVNIKEQQRVLDFDDLLLFWNALAEHPDGSAILQQQFQRILVDEYQDTNTLQAQILKNMCPEGKGLTAVGDDAQSIYSFRAATVRNILDLPKEFPGTEVIPLEQNYRSTQCILDVTNKVIAEATERHHKNLWSDRGPGAKPVLVTCSDEDTQNEYAIDRILERREHGVPLKQQAVLFRASHHSMALEAELGRRNIPFQKYGGLRFLETAHVKDLMSFLRLIENPMDGVAGFRVLMLLPGIGNSKAESLMESLREAGGHFEAWLSWTPPKATRESWPQFVRMLKTLEQRGRDDEGGVASDINAIRMFYTPLLESRYDNVKARSNDLEQLEVMATRYQTRNEFLSEMALDPPTSTQELPADPWLDEDYLILSTIHSAKGLEWDSVFVIHAADGNIPSDMATGSEEEIEEERRLFYVAMTRAKNNLYVMRPERYYFHHRRRSDQHSLSKITRFLPPDIQATMERVSHGDVFGNPWERHPGSGNRIQGDTSEIRRKISKLWG, encoded by the coding sequence TTGACGTATTCTCACGATTGTTTTCATCTCACACCACCAGGCCAACTCGTTCTCGCTCTGGCGGAACTTCAGGAATGGATGCTCATGCCGCCAGCCACCTCCCCGGAGATTGATTCCGATGTCCCCGAGTTTCTTCGAGGGCTGAACATTCAGCAACGCGCCGCCGTCCTGCATGGTGAATCCCCGCTTCTGATCATTGCCGGAGCCGGTACGGGCAAGACAACAACGCTGGCGAACCGGGTTGCCTGGCAGATCGTTTCCGGCATTGACCCGGGGCAAATTGTACTGCTGACATTCACCCGTCGCGCGGCTGCGGAAATGATGCGACGTGTGGAAGCCATCCTGATGGGACTCGATGCCGCAGAACTCGGGGATCCCGGTATCACTCAACGGTCGCGTATTCGACGGATCCGTGGCGGAACATTCCATTCTGTCGCCACCACGTTATTGCGGCGACATGGCCAGATCATCGGTCTGTATCCGGACTTTACAATCCTGGATCGCGGTGACGCCGAAGACCTGCTGAATGTCGTTCGGTCGAAACTGAATCTACCCAAATCGGGTAACCGGTTTCCGCTGAAAGGCACATGTATGGATATCTACAGCCGTTGCGTGAATACCCAGAAACCCCTCGAGGTCATTCTGAAAAAATATTTCCCATGGGTCATGGAACATCAGGACAAGCTGGGAGAACTTTTCAATCTCTATGTGAATATCAAAGAGCAGCAGCGAGTCCTTGATTTTGACGATCTGCTGCTGTTCTGGAATGCGCTCGCAGAGCATCCGGACGGCAGTGCGATTCTGCAACAGCAGTTCCAGCGAATTCTTGTGGACGAGTATCAGGATACAAACACCCTACAGGCACAGATCCTGAAGAACATGTGTCCCGAAGGGAAAGGCCTGACAGCAGTTGGTGATGATGCACAATCAATCTACTCCTTCCGTGCAGCAACAGTCCGGAACATTCTGGACCTGCCCAAAGAGTTTCCCGGCACCGAAGTGATTCCACTGGAACAGAACTACCGCAGCACGCAATGCATTCTGGATGTCACAAATAAAGTTATCGCGGAGGCGACCGAACGACATCACAAGAATCTCTGGTCTGATCGCGGCCCGGGCGCAAAGCCTGTCCTAGTCACCTGCAGTGACGAGGATACACAGAACGAATATGCGATCGACCGCATTCTCGAGCGACGCGAACACGGCGTACCACTCAAACAGCAAGCCGTGCTGTTTCGAGCATCCCATCACAGCATGGCTCTGGAAGCAGAGCTGGGACGGCGCAACATCCCGTTTCAGAAGTACGGCGGGCTCCGGTTTCTGGAAACAGCCCATGTCAAAGATTTGATGTCGTTTCTGAGACTGATCGAAAACCCGATGGATGGCGTCGCGGGGTTCCGTGTGCTGATGCTGTTACCAGGAATAGGCAACAGCAAAGCCGAATCACTTATGGAATCGCTCCGTGAGGCCGGTGGGCACTTCGAAGCATGGTTATCCTGGACACCTCCCAAAGCAACACGGGAATCCTGGCCGCAATTTGTCAGGATGCTGAAAACCCTTGAACAGCGAGGACGAGACGACGAAGGCGGTGTTGCATCGGATATTAATGCCATTCGGATGTTCTACACACCACTGCTGGAGAGCCGTTACGATAACGTAAAGGCTCGCAGCAACGATCTTGAACAACTGGAGGTCATGGCAACGCGCTACCAGACCCGCAATGAATTTCTCTCTGAAATGGCGCTGGATCCGCCAACATCAACGCAGGAACTTCCCGCGGACCCATGGCTGGATGAAGACTACCTGATCCTGAGTACGATCCATTCTGCAAAAGGACTGGAATGGGATTCTGTATTCGTCATTCACGCAGCGGATGGCAACATTCCATCCGATATGGCGACTGGAAGCGAAGAAGAAATCGAGGAAGAGCGACGTTTGTTTTACGTCGCAATGACGCGGGCAAAGAACAATCTTTATGTCATGCGTCCCGAACGCTACTACTTTCATCATCGACGTCGCAGTGATCAGCATTCACTGAGCAAGATAACGCGGTTTCTGCCTCCGGACATTCAGGCAACGATGGAACGTGTCAGCCACGGCGATGTATTCGGAAACCCGTGGGAACGCCATCCTGGAAGTGGCAACCGCATTCAGGGGGACACCAGCGAAATCCGCAGGAAAATTTCGAAGCTCTGGGGATAG
- a CDS encoding phosphatase PAP2 family protein — MKPRSGNCLFNVQIDEPMQDATTQNQLLIRWLFVISVTWGAFELTSLAGGNNQHSLDVRVLQFLRSNDDLSRVAGPRFLGEAMRDMTGLGGYAVLIGVTAAVSFVLRRVAPSHQRFYLLTVLGGYGCSMLMKFVVGRTRPDVVPHLAHVSSSSFPSSHAMMSIIVYPAAGLLMSRLSVLRPVQTFVRVGPLALAILIGVTRVFLGVHYPTDVFAGWVAGLLWLWAAFAFRERLKLHKVDAVGEIGSSSTNG; from the coding sequence ATGAAACCCCGATCCGGGAATTGCCTTTTCAATGTCCAGATTGACGAACCGATGCAGGACGCCACTACACAAAATCAACTCTTGATACGGTGGCTGTTTGTCATCTCTGTCACCTGGGGAGCATTTGAGCTGACTTCGCTGGCTGGCGGCAATAACCAACACAGCCTTGATGTCCGAGTCCTTCAGTTTCTGCGCAGCAATGATGATCTTTCACGCGTAGCCGGTCCGCGATTTTTGGGTGAAGCGATGCGCGACATGACCGGGCTTGGAGGATACGCAGTGTTGATTGGCGTGACGGCAGCTGTTTCATTCGTTCTCCGTCGTGTCGCACCTTCACATCAGCGATTCTACCTGCTGACGGTGCTTGGCGGGTACGGCTGTTCGATGTTGATGAAATTCGTTGTTGGTCGAACACGACCGGATGTCGTCCCGCACCTGGCCCACGTATCATCAAGCAGCTTCCCCAGCTCACATGCTATGATGTCCATCATCGTGTATCCGGCAGCCGGACTGCTGATGTCACGGCTAAGTGTACTTCGTCCTGTTCAGACGTTTGTCCGGGTTGGACCTCTCGCGCTTGCGATTCTGATTGGAGTCACCCGTGTGTTTCTGGGCGTGCATTATCCAACTGACGTTTTTGCCGGGTGGGTAGCAGGACTGTTATGGCTGTGGGCGGCCTTCGCATTTCGGGAACGCCTGAAACTCCACAAGGTCGATGCCGTTGGAGAAATTGGGAGTTCCTCCACGAATGGATGA
- a CDS encoding lysophospholipid acyltransferase family protein, translating into MNEENSEQTSDPQAVLNCNWLWSLVRIPVWLLCRCWIRLEVTGQQNLDPTRGGLLLINHQSYLDPLLVGVFLSRPVAYLARDSLFRVPLLGWLLRNTYVIPISRESVRGGSIRTAMERVEEGFLVGIYPEGTRSSGDDVKRFRPGFLALVRRTSQPVYPVAIAGADKVFPKGAWFIRPRRIRLIYGKPLSEQDRQLLQNGSDDHALAELARERVAECHSEALDWLRTGKQPLVAAK; encoded by the coding sequence ATGAATGAAGAGAACTCAGAACAGACCTCCGATCCACAGGCCGTGCTGAATTGCAATTGGCTTTGGAGTCTCGTTCGAATTCCCGTGTGGCTGTTGTGTCGATGCTGGATCCGACTTGAAGTCACTGGCCAGCAGAATCTCGACCCGACGCGTGGCGGCCTGTTGCTGATCAATCACCAAAGCTACCTTGACCCACTATTGGTTGGCGTTTTTCTATCGCGACCCGTGGCTTATCTGGCGCGGGACAGCTTGTTTCGAGTGCCCCTGCTTGGCTGGCTCCTGCGAAACACATACGTCATTCCCATAAGTCGTGAATCTGTTCGCGGCGGCAGTATTCGAACGGCAATGGAACGCGTTGAAGAAGGCTTTCTGGTTGGGATCTACCCGGAAGGTACACGATCATCAGGGGACGATGTGAAACGGTTTCGGCCTGGCTTTCTGGCCCTGGTGCGGCGAACAAGCCAGCCGGTCTATCCTGTCGCTATCGCCGGCGCAGACAAAGTGTTTCCCAAAGGCGCCTGGTTCATTCGACCTCGCCGCATCCGACTGATCTACGGCAAACCACTGTCCGAGCAGGATCGCCAGCTCCTGCAGAATGGTTCTGATGACCACGCCCTGGCAGAACTTGCCAGAGAACGCGTCGCAGAATGCCATTCGGAAGCATTAGACTGGCTGCGTACAGGCAAACAGCCACTTGTCGCCGCGAAATAA
- a CDS encoding haloacid dehalogenase-like hydrolase — MSKKVIFFDIDGTMLSTGGAGQKAMELALIEDFAIDFPFEGVLTAGRTDAGIEDEIFARYGLNDTRSERDRFRRSYLDRLPDCLRELQGALLPGVRELLEQLVADNQFHLSLLTGNYVEGAQVKLRHFQLHEFFRGCGGFGDYHPQRNDVARVALDSVRMHLSHNVPGEHTCVIGDTPADIKCARAINASVIAVATGVYSAEQLQPHSPDHLFPDLHSTETVLDALRNF, encoded by the coding sequence ATGTCAAAAAAAGTCATATTCTTCGACATCGATGGCACAATGCTCAGCACGGGAGGGGCAGGGCAGAAGGCGATGGAGCTTGCGTTGATCGAAGACTTCGCAATTGACTTCCCGTTCGAAGGAGTCTTAACCGCTGGCAGGACAGATGCGGGAATCGAAGATGAGATCTTCGCACGCTATGGGCTAAACGACACGCGATCAGAGCGGGACCGTTTTCGTCGCAGTTACCTCGATCGCCTCCCGGATTGCCTTCGCGAATTGCAGGGAGCCCTTCTGCCCGGAGTCCGAGAGCTGCTGGAACAACTGGTGGCAGACAACCAGTTTCATTTAAGCCTCCTGACGGGCAACTATGTCGAGGGTGCGCAAGTCAAACTTCGCCATTTTCAACTGCATGAATTCTTCCGGGGATGTGGTGGATTCGGAGACTACCATCCGCAGAGAAATGACGTCGCCCGAGTTGCCCTCGACAGCGTCCGAATGCATCTGAGCCACAACGTGCCCGGCGAACACACCTGTGTCATTGGAGATACTCCAGCCGATATCAAATGTGCTCGGGCCATCAATGCAAGTGTTATCGCGGTCGCTACTGGAGTCTACAGTGCTGAACAATTGCAACCTCACAGTCCAGACCATCTGTTCCCGGACTTGCATTCCACGGAAACCGTGTTAGATGCACTTCGGAATTTTTGA
- the glgP gene encoding alpha-glucan family phosphorylase, with protein MVEKPTQLSIHQKLVKLASNLWWSWDPEVTELFRLIDRELFDRCNHNPVLLLQEYTPEKLEERAREGVLHSRIHWAYRRFREYVESNTTWGSTHANILGQGPVAYFSAEFGLHESLPIYSGGLGVLAGDHLKSASDLGLPLVGVGLFYSEGYFAQAINKEGWQQEAYPPLSATSLPLTVQRDARGPIVVSVETRTGPIYAHILHLAVGRIDLYLLDTNIAQNTQENRELTSRLYGGDHRTRIRQELLLGVGGVRALKAIGILPNVIHMNEGHSAFAPLEVIRQRMQDDGLPFERAMRETASRCVFTTHTPVPAGHDRFDEGLIDEHLGPISDALGLGTYGIMGLGRVDPQNSSETFCMTVLALKMCRIANGVSNLHGVVSREMWAALWPWRSVEEVPIGHITNGVHVPTWLAAQMRVLYDRVLPVDWYKRTGEPDVWRSFESITPGELWEVHSALKNRLINYARREAVEQAKRRGESPSVVLDMESLFDPRALTIGFARRFAPYKRADLILKDLDFLANLIEDVDRPVQFIFAGKAHPADEHGKQILQQIFKLTREAPFRGRVLILENYNIDMGRQLVQGVDVWLNNPRRPLEASGTSGQKVVLNGGLNCSVLDGWWAEAYDGQNGFAIGTGRTHSNQEIQDARDGQDLYRVLTEEVIPLYFERDRDDLPLAWITRMKRAIRTLGWRFNADRMVMDYAEHSYVPAAGGLSASIVSMP; from the coding sequence ATGGTCGAGAAGCCAACGCAGTTATCGATTCATCAAAAGCTGGTTAAGCTGGCATCCAATCTTTGGTGGAGCTGGGATCCGGAAGTCACTGAACTCTTCCGTTTGATCGATCGGGAATTATTTGATCGCTGCAATCATAATCCGGTGTTGTTACTGCAGGAGTACACTCCGGAGAAACTGGAAGAGAGAGCCCGCGAAGGTGTACTGCATTCCCGCATTCACTGGGCGTACCGTCGATTTCGTGAATATGTGGAATCGAACACAACCTGGGGTTCGACACATGCCAATATTCTCGGTCAGGGGCCCGTGGCATACTTCTCTGCGGAATTCGGTCTTCATGAATCGCTGCCAATTTATTCGGGCGGTTTGGGTGTCCTTGCCGGAGATCATCTGAAAAGTGCTTCGGATCTGGGGTTGCCGCTGGTCGGTGTGGGATTGTTTTACAGCGAAGGATATTTTGCGCAGGCAATCAATAAGGAGGGATGGCAGCAGGAAGCCTATCCTCCTCTCTCTGCGACGTCTTTGCCTCTGACCGTACAGCGCGACGCTCGCGGCCCGATTGTCGTTTCTGTCGAAACACGGACGGGGCCCATCTACGCCCATATTCTGCACCTCGCAGTCGGAAGAATTGATCTCTATCTGCTGGATACCAACATCGCGCAGAACACACAGGAGAACCGCGAGTTGACCAGCCGCCTTTATGGTGGCGATCATCGAACGCGTATTCGTCAGGAATTACTTCTGGGCGTTGGCGGTGTTCGGGCATTAAAAGCTATCGGTATACTTCCGAACGTGATCCATATGAACGAGGGGCATTCTGCCTTTGCACCATTGGAGGTCATTCGTCAGCGCATGCAGGACGATGGATTACCGTTCGAACGTGCAATGCGAGAGACCGCCTCGCGTTGTGTCTTCACAACACACACGCCGGTTCCTGCCGGGCATGACCGCTTTGATGAAGGCCTCATCGACGAACACCTTGGTCCGATTTCCGATGCGCTGGGGCTTGGTACCTACGGGATCATGGGGCTCGGACGTGTCGATCCCCAGAACTCCAGCGAAACATTCTGCATGACGGTGCTGGCTCTGAAGATGTGTCGCATTGCAAACGGTGTCTCAAATCTGCACGGCGTAGTGAGCCGGGAAATGTGGGCTGCCCTCTGGCCGTGGCGAAGTGTCGAGGAAGTTCCGATTGGGCACATCACGAATGGCGTCCACGTGCCAACGTGGCTGGCAGCGCAGATGCGGGTCCTTTATGACCGGGTTCTGCCAGTCGACTGGTACAAGAGGACAGGTGAGCCGGATGTGTGGAGAAGTTTTGAGTCAATTACGCCAGGCGAACTCTGGGAGGTTCACTCTGCGCTGAAAAACCGTTTGATCAACTACGCTCGACGAGAGGCTGTGGAGCAGGCCAAACGCCGTGGTGAAAGCCCGTCTGTTGTTCTGGATATGGAGTCCCTTTTTGATCCTCGCGCTTTGACGATCGGATTTGCGCGCCGATTTGCTCCCTACAAGCGGGCCGATTTGATTTTGAAGGACCTCGATTTTCTCGCGAACCTGATCGAAGACGTCGACCGCCCGGTGCAGTTCATTTTTGCCGGCAAAGCACATCCGGCGGATGAGCATGGAAAGCAAATCCTGCAGCAAATCTTCAAGCTCACTCGGGAAGCTCCTTTCCGCGGCCGGGTGCTGATTCTGGAAAATTACAATATCGACATGGGGCGACAACTGGTGCAGGGGGTCGATGTATGGCTGAATAATCCCCGGCGGCCACTGGAAGCTTCCGGAACCAGCGGACAAAAAGTTGTCCTGAATGGCGGGCTGAACTGTTCTGTTCTGGATGGGTGGTGGGCGGAAGCTTATGACGGACAAAACGGCTTTGCCATCGGTACCGGGCGCACACACAGCAATCAGGAGATTCAGGATGCTCGCGACGGCCAGGACCTGTATCGTGTGCTGACGGAAGAGGTGATTCCGCTGTATTTCGAACGCGATCGCGACGACCTTCCATTGGCGTGGATCACCCGAATGAAGCGAGCTATTCGAACTTTGGGGTGGCGTTTCAACGCAGATCGTATGGTCATGGACTATGCGGAACATTCCTACGTACCAGCGGCCGGCGGTCTGAGCGCCTCCATCGTGTCCATGCCCTGA
- a CDS encoding DUF1573 domain-containing protein yields the protein MLRTMGRFGLGLVVICCALESAAAQSDWASQLVDTQRIDYGVVATGSEAVRQITVNNTTGTAVHISAVTTACTCIQAGKLSTNLLQPGEAVTFDLKLNTVQFSKKRDTSLTIHFDSPQYSSVTIPVSGYIRTDVVFDPGMVRFGSVDFGAGSEVTVKVAYAGRSDWKINDVKIGHSDVTASLKEIQRSGGRVDYALTVKLSPNAAPQRIRDLITLVTDDAANPYVPLMLEGTVIADITVAPETVNIRPLSPGQETTVQLVIKGKEAFVIQEIDCAAMDGCFSADVPAGAERLHILKVRFVAPERTGKFTENLLVKIANREQPLTVPVRGQVNSVN from the coding sequence ATGTTGAGGACGATGGGACGATTTGGGCTGGGGCTGGTCGTGATCTGTTGCGCGCTCGAGAGTGCTGCAGCACAGAGCGACTGGGCATCACAATTGGTGGATACCCAGCGTATCGACTATGGTGTTGTCGCAACGGGATCAGAAGCGGTCAGACAGATTACCGTCAACAACACGACCGGTACCGCGGTGCACATCAGCGCCGTTACAACGGCCTGTACCTGCATTCAGGCTGGTAAACTCTCAACGAATCTTCTTCAGCCCGGCGAGGCTGTTACATTCGATTTGAAACTGAACACTGTTCAATTCAGCAAGAAACGTGACACGTCGCTGACGATCCATTTTGACAGTCCGCAGTATTCTTCAGTGACAATACCAGTCTCCGGTTACATCCGAACGGATGTTGTTTTCGATCCGGGCATGGTTCGTTTTGGCTCTGTGGATTTTGGTGCGGGTTCTGAGGTCACTGTGAAGGTGGCTTACGCGGGCCGTTCCGACTGGAAAATCAATGATGTCAAAATCGGACACAGTGATGTCACTGCATCTCTGAAAGAAATCCAGCGATCCGGTGGAAGAGTCGATTATGCATTGACGGTGAAGCTCAGCCCGAATGCCGCTCCACAGCGTATTCGGGACCTGATCACGCTGGTGACCGACGATGCGGCCAATCCTTACGTTCCGCTCATGCTGGAAGGTACCGTGATTGCAGATATCACTGTGGCCCCTGAAACAGTCAATATCCGTCCCCTTTCACCCGGCCAGGAAACAACAGTCCAGCTCGTAATTAAGGGGAAAGAGGCCTTTGTGATTCAGGAAATAGACTGTGCTGCGATGGATGGCTGTTTCAGCGCAGACGTTCCTGCAGGGGCTGAACGACTTCACATCCTGAAGGTCAGATTTGTTGCACCGGAACGCACAGGCAAGTTTACAGAGAACCTGCTTGTGAAGATCGCGAATCGGGAACAACCCCTGACCGTTCCAGTCCGAGGCCAGGTTAACTCTGTGAACTAG